A window from Ignavibacteriota bacterium encodes these proteins:
- a CDS encoding acyltransferase, which translates to MEVQQKEEHNLNFHSFIDDKKTSRLGKYQDIVIGNRNIIDLFLYELFTFLFANMFGLLGLLFRQLTYPKLFKKLGKKTTIGNSVSFKQAKKISIEKGCIIDDLVNLSVRGSETSAIKINEKNFVGRATEIKVREGEIKIDSFSSIGSNCRISIANGNIEIGKYVFIAAYCYIGGGNHKTDRIDIPIAHQGFDSKGGVYIGDDVWIGANSVIADGVKIGKGSIIGACSFVNKDVPEYSIVFGIPAKVHKSRI; encoded by the coding sequence ATGGAAGTCCAACAAAAAGAAGAACATAATTTAAATTTTCACTCATTTATTGATGATAAAAAAACTTCTCGGTTAGGAAAATACCAAGATATTGTTATTGGTAATAGGAACATTATCGATTTATTTTTATATGAATTATTTACTTTTTTATTTGCGAATATGTTCGGTTTGTTGGGGTTATTATTCCGACAATTAACATATCCAAAACTTTTTAAAAAGTTAGGTAAAAAAACCACAATTGGAAATAGTGTAAGTTTTAAACAAGCAAAGAAAATATCAATAGAAAAAGGGTGTATTATCGATGATTTGGTTAACCTAAGTGTAAGAGGTTCAGAAACATCAGCAATAAAAATTAATGAAAAAAATTTTGTTGGAAGGGCAACTGAAATTAAAGTAAGAGAAGGCGAAATTAAAATAGATAGTTTTTCGAGTATTGGAAGCAATTGCAGAATTTCTATTGCAAACGGAAATATTGAAATTGGGAAGTATGTTTTTATTGCAGCATACTGCTACATTGGTGGTGGAAATCATAAAACAGATAGAATTGATATTCCAATTGCTCATCAAGGTTTTGATAGTAAGGGTGGTGTGTACATTGGGGATGATGTTTGGATTGGCGCAAATAGTGTAATTGCTGATGGTGTAAAAATTGGAAAAGGATCAATAATTGGCGCTTGTTCATTTGTAAATAAAGATGTACCGGAATATTCAATTGTATTTGGAATTCCCGCAAAAGTTCATAAATCAAGAATTTAA
- a CDS encoding polysaccharide pyruvyl transferase family protein yields the protein MKRVTVLGNFSGRNAGDNAILGNLLDDITEKYSDIKFLVPTWSVDFVNKHFGHHNIEAMGLKPWNMAFKILGYPTYKSMIDTDLILITDNILFDRKYFNPLFNYLSTIALFAPSAKKRKIPILPYNASLGPITTDRGRVAMQKILDASPYLSVRDQQSKDMLDNNKLKYTKIIDGADCAINTKNIHESKINEIAQKEGLFKNPNGTLSFNINAYIDSWQKIMHGGEEFGREKFVELIAKTLDSIIEEMKLDIMFTVTQVMDITIANEVLAKVKNRNKITVIANAKYTYQEITSLLSKCGLHVGMRTHSLILSSAALTPMITINAYPKSGGYVKTIGQGDWIIDFEDMNYENLMRIIKDGWNKRVETKENMIPLVRREQQKAKDVVNLVGELLKIK from the coding sequence ATGAAAAGAGTTACAGTGTTAGGAAATTTTTCCGGAAGAAATGCAGGCGATAATGCAATCCTTGGAAATTTATTGGATGATATTACTGAAAAATATTCCGATATAAAATTTTTAGTACCAACTTGGAGTGTTGATTTTGTTAATAAACATTTTGGTCATCATAACATAGAAGCAATGGGATTAAAGCCCTGGAATATGGCTTTCAAAATATTAGGTTATCCAACTTATAAATCAATGATTGATACAGATTTAATTTTAATAACAGATAATATTTTGTTTGATAGAAAATATTTTAATCCGCTTTTCAATTATTTATCAACAATTGCATTGTTTGCTCCGTCAGCAAAAAAAAGGAAAATTCCAATTCTACCATACAATGCAAGTTTAGGACCAATAACTACGGATCGTGGCAGAGTTGCAATGCAAAAAATATTGGATGCTAGTCCTTATTTAAGTGTTAGAGATCAGCAATCCAAAGATATGCTTGATAACAACAAATTAAAATATACAAAGATAATAGATGGTGCTGATTGTGCAATAAACACAAAAAATATTCATGAATCAAAAATTAATGAAATTGCTCAAAAAGAAGGATTATTCAAAAATCCAAATGGAACTTTGAGCTTTAACATAAATGCATATATTGATTCTTGGCAAAAGATCATGCATGGGGGAGAAGAATTTGGAAGAGAAAAATTTGTTGAATTAATAGCTAAAACTCTTGATTCAATAATTGAAGAAATGAAGTTAGATATTATGTTCACAGTAACACAAGTTATGGATATAACAATTGCTAACGAAGTTTTGGCAAAAGTTAAAAACAGAAATAAAATTACAGTAATTGCAAATGCAAAATATACATATCAAGAAATTACAAGTTTATTAAGCAAATGCGGATTGCATGTTGGAATGCGAACTCATTCTTTAATTCTTTCATCGGCAGCATTAACACCAATGATAACAATTAATGCTTATCCAAAATCCGGCGGATATGTAAAAACAATTGGTCAAGGGGATTGGATAATTGATTTTGAAGATATGAATTATGAAAATCTGATGAGAATTATTAAAGACGGCTGGAATAAACGAGTTGAAACAAAAGAAAATATGATTCCGCTAGTAAGAAGAGAACAGCAAAAAGCAAAGGATGTTGTGAATTTGGTTGGTGAGTTACTTAAAATTAAATAG
- a CDS encoding flippase-like domain-containing protein, whose translation MKKFITSTFRIVFTLFLIYFALYKAGILNSEGREKFVNLLKNVNFFYVFAALFITFLLNLSSAIKWKMLLDSRSIKVSLSRIYAYYNIGKFFNLILPTSMGGDVVRIFQLGKFTGKKHTAAASVIVERFTGLVTLIIFAIIAVIVNIQKFNHDWLTISLGIGAIGLTFVAWLVISENSYKLLIKFFGEKNKFINKFISKIDKLRKPVLEYKNDKNAIIWAMVNSVLFQLLAILNVWLSSLAFSNEIDLITCFVAVPVIMFIMNIPFSIGGIGLMEFGYVFTFSLFSISPSLSLSTALLIRAKGIIDAIVGGILNIFINKNGSVVEEIQNSKINI comes from the coding sequence ATGAAAAAATTTATCACTTCCACTTTCAGAATAGTTTTTACACTTTTTCTAATTTATTTTGCATTATACAAAGCGGGTATTTTAAATTCCGAAGGAAGAGAAAAATTTGTTAATCTTTTAAAAAATGTAAACTTTTTTTATGTTTTTGCAGCTTTGTTTATAACCTTTCTATTAAATTTATCAAGTGCAATTAAATGGAAAATGCTTTTAGATTCGCGAAGTATTAAAGTTTCATTATCGCGGATTTATGCATATTACAATATTGGTAAATTTTTTAATTTAATATTGCCAACAAGTATGGGCGGAGATGTTGTTAGAATTTTTCAACTAGGAAAATTTACCGGTAAAAAACACACAGCAGCTGCTTCGGTAATAGTTGAAAGATTTACTGGATTAGTTACTTTAATTATATTTGCAATAATTGCAGTTATAGTTAATATACAAAAATTTAATCATGATTGGTTAACTATTTCTTTGGGAATTGGAGCAATTGGACTAACTTTTGTTGCTTGGTTGGTTATAAGCGAAAATTCATATAAATTATTGATAAAATTTTTTGGTGAAAAAAATAAATTTATAAATAAATTTATTAGCAAAATCGATAAACTTAGAAAACCAGTGTTAGAATACAAAAATGATAAAAATGCAATAATTTGGGCGATGGTTAATTCTGTATTATTTCAACTACTTGCTATTTTAAATGTTTGGTTAAGTTCATTAGCATTTAGTAATGAAATTGATTTAATTACTTGTTTTGTAGCCGTACCGGTAATTATGTTTATTATGAATATTCCATTTTCTATTGGCGGAATTGGTTTAATGGAATTTGGATATGTCTTTACTTTTTCGTTATTTTCTATATCACCTTCTTTATCGCTTTCCACAGCTTTGTTAATTAGAGCAAAGGGTATAATAGATGCAATTGTTGGTGGAATATTAAATATTTTTATAAATAAAAATGGTTCAGTTGTAGAAGAAATACAAAACTCAAAAATTAATATCTAA
- a CDS encoding T9SS type A sorting domain-containing protein, with amino-acid sequence MYPDSRYSITWNSNDVKSLSLYYTFDDATWTKIDHKINSVLRSYSWKVPQINKPIKIKISADENEEIFDISDNFVFVNNDLHNNIFSFQKKTIDPVRILPLGNSITFDNRSKDTRVVEDKIGYRFPLFNLLHNKGYSFEFIGSEHAGSNFFSNDENAGFPGIRSSELANLLITGRRYQPFYSIDQQITPGPYLETYNPNIILIHIGTNNNDNPVDGTIPDYMEQILDEIDRYEQDNDVDVIVILARIIDRVPNENYVTALNNNVVEMALDRVNNPLNNAYPDRIIVVDMESGADIDYVIDSMGTIGNGIFGDMNDALHPNDKGYQKMANVWFEALDSILDTPIIINKQPSTKFVIEGETVEFIISATSLTPITYQWKKNGIDLVGENDSILILENVKDDLNNSVYTCQVTSWGKSIESNQGLLIVTNSNSRVSSNILTFYEFNEGTGKLVHDRVTENLPLNLEINSIGSYEWFYNSLKISESTIIQSENKPKKLYDSLINSNEITVELWLKPESTIQNGPARIITFSPSRFERNFGLLQNGNRYEFRLRTSSTDNNGIPSLISNAETVTTNLTHFLYTFSDNDTAKMYINGVLQKEMHLSGVFNNWDSTYLFGIANEFNDSKPWLGTYYLIAIYNRALNENEIQHNFSKGVSHFTNINAPTNLIVEVNQQEKINLTWVDNSSNEIGYKILRKESYQQNFEFIDSVLSNVSVYTDNSAEEGKKYSYCVVAFNNFGISESSNISGIFKKLNNPTDLTAIINDQNFVELSWQDQSQSELGFIIESKPAIQDSNYKVIGTVNSNTVNYIDTVPKFISPYYYRVYAFTNDTISQYSNEYLINVVDVKSDKVEFSTDYELFQNFPNPFNPTTNITYNLLEESTVKLELYDILGQKVFELVNEVQKQGKYEFLFNASNLSSGTYLYKLNATSTSTGKVFEDFRKLILIK; translated from the coding sequence TTGTACCCTGATTCAAGATATAGTATTACTTGGAATTCAAATGATGTCAAGTCTTTATCATTATATTATACCTTTGATGATGCAACTTGGACAAAAATTGATCATAAGATAAATTCCGTTTTAAGATCATATAGTTGGAAAGTTCCTCAAATAAATAAGCCTATAAAAATCAAAATTTCTGCTGATGAAAACGAAGAAATTTTTGATATTTCAGACAATTTTGTTTTTGTTAACAACGACTTACATAATAATATTTTTTCATTTCAAAAAAAGACAATTGATCCAGTAAGAATACTACCGCTCGGGAACTCAATCACTTTTGACAACAGAAGTAAAGATACAAGAGTTGTAGAAGATAAAATTGGTTATAGATTTCCGTTATTTAATTTGCTACACAATAAAGGATATTCTTTTGAGTTTATTGGAAGTGAACATGCAGGTTCCAACTTTTTTTCAAATGATGAAAATGCCGGATTTCCTGGAATAAGATCTTCTGAATTAGCTAATTTATTAATTACCGGAAGAAGATATCAACCTTTTTACTCAATTGACCAACAAATTACTCCAGGTCCATATTTAGAAACATATAATCCAAATATTATTTTAATTCATATTGGAACAAACAATAATGATAATCCTGTTGATGGTACAATTCCGGATTATATGGAACAAATTCTGGATGAAATTGATCGTTATGAGCAAGATAATGATGTTGATGTAATTGTAATATTGGCAAGAATTATTGATCGTGTACCAAATGAGAATTATGTAACCGCATTGAATAATAATGTGGTTGAAATGGCATTAGATAGAGTAAACAATCCCCTAAATAACGCATATCCTGATAGAATAATTGTTGTGGATATGGAAAGTGGTGCCGATATTGATTATGTAATAGATTCTATGGGAACAATTGGAAATGGAATCTTTGGTGATATGAACGATGCGTTACATCCAAACGACAAAGGATATCAAAAAATGGCCAATGTATGGTTTGAAGCATTAGATTCAATACTTGATACTCCAATTATTATAAATAAACAACCATCAACAAAATTTGTTATAGAAGGTGAAACCGTAGAATTTATAATATCTGCTACCAGCTTAACACCTATTACTTATCAGTGGAAAAAAAATGGAATTGATTTAGTTGGAGAAAATGATTCGATACTTATCCTAGAAAATGTTAAAGATGATTTAAATAACTCAGTATATACTTGTCAAGTTACATCTTGGGGTAAGTCAATTGAATCGAACCAAGGTTTATTAATTGTAACCAATTCTAATTCGAGAGTTTCTTCAAATATTCTAACTTTTTACGAATTTAATGAAGGTACTGGGAAATTAGTGCATGATAGAGTTACAGAAAATTTACCATTAAATCTGGAAATTAATTCAATCGGAAGTTATGAATGGTTTTATAATTCACTCAAAATTTCTGAAAGTACAATTATTCAATCTGAAAATAAACCTAAAAAACTTTATGATTCTTTAATTAATTCAAATGAAATAACCGTTGAACTTTGGTTAAAACCAGAAAGCACTATTCAAAATGGTCCAGCTAGGATTATTACATTTTCGCCAAGTAGGTTTGAAAGAAATTTCGGGCTTTTACAGAATGGAAATAGATATGAATTTAGACTAAGGACAAGTTCAACAGACAACAATGGAATTCCCTCGTTAATTTCTAACGCTGAAACAGTAACAACAAATTTGACTCATTTTCTATACACATTTTCAGACAATGATACTGCAAAAATGTATATAAATGGTGTTCTTCAAAAAGAAATGCATTTAAGTGGCGTGTTTAATAATTGGGATTCAACGTATTTGTTTGGGATAGCTAATGAGTTTAATGATAGTAAACCATGGTTAGGCACATATTATTTAATTGCAATTTATAATCGTGCATTAAATGAAAATGAAATTCAGCATAATTTTTCTAAAGGAGTTTCACACTTCACAAATATTAATGCACCAACAAATCTTATTGTTGAAGTAAATCAACAAGAGAAAATTAATTTAACATGGGTTGATAATTCTTCAAATGAAATAGGGTATAAAATTCTCAGAAAAGAAAGCTATCAACAAAATTTTGAATTTATTGATTCTGTTTTATCAAATGTATCTGTATATACGGATAATAGCGCTGAAGAAGGTAAAAAATACAGTTATTGTGTTGTTGCATTTAATAATTTTGGAATAAGCGAATCTTCAAACATTAGTGGTATTTTTAAGAAATTGAATAATCCAACTGATCTTACAGCAATTATAAATGATCAAAATTTTGTTGAATTAAGTTGGCAAGATCAATCTCAATCAGAATTGGGTTTTATTATAGAAAGTAAACCAGCAATTCAAGATTCAAATTATAAAGTTATTGGAACTGTTAATTCTAATACAGTAAATTATATTGATACTGTACCAAAGTTTATTTCTCCGTATTATTATAGAGTTTATGCATTTACAAATGATACTATTTCACAATATAGTAACGAATATCTTATAAATGTTGTTGATGTTAAATCTGATAAAGTAGAATTTTCCACGGATTATGAACTTTTTCAGAATTTTCCAAATCCATTCAATCCTACCACAAATATTACATATAATCTTTTAGAAGAATCAACTGTTAAGTTGGAATTATATGACATACTTGGACAAAAAGTATTCGAGTTAGTAAATGAAGTTCAGAAACAAGGAAAATATGAATTTTTATTTAATGCATCAAATCTAAGTTCAGGGACTTACTTATACAAACTTAATGCAACTTCTACATCTACTGGCAAGGTTTTTGAAGACTTCAGGAAGTTAATTTTAATCAAATAA
- a CDS encoding Coenzyme F420 hydrogenase/dehydrogenase, beta subunit C-terminal domain produces MQDSNPNFVDGNSLKKIDKKKLSIAFTNKNLCTRSGTCVGACPEKALVIGKDFYPEINEDLCTSCGICADICPGEKVNFKELTEITFGHSNDADTFDGEVIKTVVGYSSDNRIRGGGAGGGVITGLLWDLLKRKVVDGCIVTRMNPNKPYYGEVYIARTYEELLESQQSKYIVIPVNEVFKEIRDLPGKYAMAALPCQIHGIRLMEKIKDPVVQKIELVIGLFCAAAMEPFVALEMMEMKNVDPNDITTFNFREGSWPGHIRATLKSGEKVNMHYSNFKDGAINYMTQLYSPFRCQTCIDGSSEFSDISVSDAWTRDETGKYIFESQSKMLIRTEKGLRALNNAVAAGSLVVEDVTKNKNYQTHKLHRRKKGLKTPLRVERLKAKGIPVPIYDRAVPKPTLRESFEERLETFVMMCGHHRIIRYPLYKFLTSKWGVPFIKLRQYNKSKKYRRK; encoded by the coding sequence ATGCAAGATTCAAATCCTAATTTTGTTGATGGAAATTCTTTAAAGAAAATTGATAAGAAGAAATTAAGCATCGCATTTACAAATAAAAATCTTTGCACAAGAAGCGGAACATGTGTAGGTGCATGTCCCGAAAAAGCTTTAGTAATTGGAAAAGATTTTTATCCGGAAATTAACGAAGATTTATGTACATCTTGTGGAATTTGTGCAGATATTTGTCCCGGTGAAAAAGTTAACTTTAAAGAATTAACAGAGATTACTTTCGGACATTCAAATGATGCTGATACTTTTGATGGCGAAGTAATAAAAACTGTAGTTGGATATTCCAGTGATAATAGAATTAGAGGTGGTGGTGCTGGCGGTGGCGTAATTACCGGTTTACTTTGGGATTTACTAAAAAGAAAAGTTGTAGACGGGTGTATTGTAACAAGAATGAATCCAAATAAACCATATTACGGTGAAGTATATATTGCTAGAACATATGAAGAATTATTGGAAAGTCAGCAATCAAAATATATTGTAATTCCCGTCAATGAAGTATTTAAGGAAATAAGAGATTTGCCCGGAAAGTATGCAATGGCAGCTTTACCTTGTCAAATACATGGTATAAGATTAATGGAAAAAATTAAAGATCCAGTTGTTCAAAAAATAGAATTGGTAATTGGTTTATTTTGTGCAGCAGCTATGGAACCATTTGTTGCTTTAGAAATGATGGAAATGAAAAATGTTGATCCAAATGATATTACGACATTTAATTTTAGAGAAGGCTCTTGGCCTGGACATATAAGAGCAACGTTAAAATCAGGTGAAAAAGTTAATATGCATTATTCAAATTTTAAAGATGGTGCAATTAATTACATGACACAATTATACAGTCCGTTTAGATGCCAAACATGTATTGATGGATCTTCGGAATTTTCTGATATTTCCGTCAGCGATGCATGGACAAGAGACGAAACCGGAAAATATATTTTTGAATCTCAATCCAAAATGTTGATTAGAACTGAAAAAGGTTTAAGAGCATTAAACAATGCGGTTGCAGCTGGTTCTTTGGTTGTTGAAGATGTAACAAAAAATAAAAATTATCAAACGCATAAATTGCATAGACGCAAAAAAGGTCTTAAAACTCCGTTACGTGTCGAAAGATTAAAAGCTAAAGGAATTCCGGTTCCAATTTATGATAGAGCAGTTCCTAAACCTACATTGCGTGAAAGTTTTGAAGAAAGATTGGAAACATTTGTAATGATGTGTGGACATCATAGAATTATTAGATATCCTTTATACAAATTTCTAACATCCAAATGGGGCGTTCCTTTCATAAAATTAAGACAATATAATAAAAGTAAAAAATATAGAAGAAAATAG
- a CDS encoding T9SS type A sorting domain-containing protein, translated as MKKVVIFLMIIFFTGVEAIFSQIPVVSSPNNQQVIEGETASFSISVIGGLAPFTYQWQATFDQNAANFANIPGATNLSYTTSPTTLSMDGGWYRCAVTNDSGTTYSNYAVLFVDPIVSPTITSHPMNQNIFIGETATFSVTASGTPPLQYQWYANNVLIPGATSSSYTTEPINDIAFNGTTIYCKVTNNGGTAQSNSATLSVSYENSRITNGLQVLYNFKEGSGDIVYDESGVGTPLNLTISNPTNVVWTEKGLNVYTENRIKSSTIATKVTNACVASNEMTFEAWFIPSNMVQRSVYARIMTMTNTSKSTSNIKLDQFGTNYNFHVRTTSTGLNGEEITNTENDQELIHYVATKDVSGNVNIYINGTKVVTEVVSGSFSNWDPSYYLYLGSDAENNVYWQGTFYLTAIYSKALNQSEINQNYFYGVDYDNFPLITSQPQDAILKPTGQTATFSVTAIGNAPLTYQWYRNNSALSGATSSSYTTPVLTLGFNNNTYKCIITGPDGSVESNSALLTVAEPNSRITQDIIAQYTFTEGAGSIIHDVSGVGTPIDLVISTPEAVNWIQNGLEINSEANILSANAASKIYDMCTTTNQLTIETWIKPANTTQNYPSRIVTYSQDGSARNVSLSQEADQYSGRLRTSNTTVNASPFVVSTNSPVEAKPQHVVYVFREDGVAIIFVNGIEKVRKTIGGDFSTWSNSFRLGIANEVIDSRPWLGTFNYLAIFNRRLTSEEVLHNYNTGPFGVEVGVNAPSELLASATEVGKVTLNWVDNASNEDKYIVERSEVLPPVWAEISIVEKNSTSYTDISILEGKNYTYRVKVSNSFLGIDTIYSNESSVISLIKNPNSLVGKADQLGQINLTWKDNSNGESGFIIERAMGEEEPFVYTEIGTVGPNITTYDDFGIEEGVIYAYRIKAYTEYITSAASNVMSIRSKASFIEAPTDLSIELNSSGHPILSWFDNAFNENGYIIERRIAIVGSNFVTVDSVDIDVTTYTDSNVNDSTSYVYRVFAFNDEYISDKSSEVIIDVLVGVDEINNLPDEFCLLQNYPNPFNPSTTFAFMLPEASNVSLVIYNLIGQKIKIVTERNFSAGRQEINFNASDLTSGIYLYSLKAISNSGEKFVQTKKFILLK; from the coding sequence ATGAAAAAAGTTGTAATATTTTTAATGATAATTTTTTTTACGGGAGTTGAAGCAATATTTTCTCAAATTCCGGTAGTTTCTTCACCAAATAATCAACAAGTTATTGAGGGAGAAACAGCTTCTTTTTCAATATCTGTTATTGGTGGTTTGGCACCATTTACATATCAATGGCAAGCTACATTTGATCAGAATGCTGCAAATTTTGCAAATATACCTGGTGCTACAAATTTATCATATACAACATCACCAACTACTTTGTCAATGGATGGTGGTTGGTATAGATGTGCTGTAACTAACGATTCCGGAACAACTTATTCAAATTATGCTGTTTTATTTGTTGATCCAATTGTTAGTCCAACAATAACATCACATCCAATGAATCAGAATATTTTCATTGGAGAAACAGCAACATTTAGTGTAACAGCTTCCGGAACACCTCCATTGCAATATCAATGGTATGCAAACAATGTTTTGATTCCCGGAGCAACATCTTCAAGTTACACTACAGAGCCAATTAATGATATTGCATTTAATGGAACGACTATTTACTGTAAAGTAACAAATAATGGTGGTACCGCCCAAAGTAATTCAGCTACCTTAAGTGTATCTTATGAAAATTCAAGAATAACTAACGGTCTACAAGTACTTTACAACTTTAAAGAAGGCTCAGGTGATATTGTTTATGACGAATCAGGAGTTGGTACACCTTTGAATCTGACAATTAGTAATCCGACAAATGTTGTATGGACAGAAAAAGGTTTAAATGTTTATACAGAAAATAGAATAAAATCATCAACAATTGCTACAAAAGTAACAAATGCTTGTGTTGCTTCCAACGAAATGACTTTTGAAGCTTGGTTTATACCTTCAAATATGGTACAAAGAAGTGTGTATGCAAGAATTATGACAATGACAAACACAAGTAAATCAACATCGAATATTAAATTAGATCAATTTGGAACAAATTATAATTTTCATGTAAGAACAACATCCACAGGTTTAAATGGTGAAGAAATTACAAACACAGAGAATGATCAAGAATTAATTCATTATGTCGCGACAAAGGACGTTTCCGGAAATGTTAATATTTACATAAATGGAACTAAAGTTGTTACTGAAGTAGTATCTGGTAGTTTTTCGAACTGGGATCCAAGTTATTATCTTTATTTGGGGAGTGATGCAGAAAATAATGTTTATTGGCAAGGTACTTTTTATTTAACTGCAATTTATAGCAAAGCCCTAAACCAATCAGAAATTAATCAAAATTATTTTTATGGTGTAGATTATGATAATTTCCCGTTGATAACTTCACAGCCTCAGGATGCGATTCTCAAACCCACAGGTCAAACGGCAACTTTTTCTGTTACGGCAATAGGAAACGCACCATTAACATATCAATGGTATAGAAATAACTCTGCTTTATCAGGTGCAACAAGTTCTTCTTATACTACACCGGTTTTAACACTTGGATTTAATAATAACACTTATAAATGTATTATTACAGGACCTGATGGTTCAGTAGAAAGTAATTCAGCTCTTTTAACTGTAGCTGAACCAAATTCAAGAATAACTCAAGATATAATTGCTCAATATACTTTTACCGAAGGTGCAGGTTCTATTATTCATGATGTTTCTGGAGTTGGTACCCCAATTGACTTAGTAATTAGTACTCCGGAAGCTGTTAATTGGATTCAAAATGGTCTGGAAATAAATTCGGAAGCAAATATTCTATCAGCTAATGCTGCCTCAAAAATTTATGATATGTGTACAACAACTAATCAATTAACAATTGAAACTTGGATTAAACCAGCAAACACTACACAAAATTATCCATCAAGAATAGTAACTTATTCGCAAGATGGTTCTGCAAGAAATGTTTCACTTTCTCAAGAAGCAGATCAATATTCCGGCAGGTTAAGAACTTCAAATACAACAGTAAATGCTTCACCTTTTGTTGTTTCAACTAATTCACCTGTGGAAGCAAAACCTCAGCATGTAGTATATGTATTTAGAGAAGATGGTGTTGCAATAATTTTTGTAAATGGTATTGAAAAAGTTAGAAAAACAATTGGCGGAGATTTTTCAACTTGGTCCAATTCTTTCAGATTAGGTATTGCAAATGAAGTAATTGATTCAAGGCCTTGGCTTGGTACATTTAATTATTTAGCAATTTTTAATCGACGCTTAACCTCTGAGGAGGTTTTACATAATTACAATACTGGACCATTTGGGGTTGAAGTTGGGGTAAACGCACCTTCTGAATTATTAGCTTCAGCTACAGAAGTTGGCAAAGTTACATTAAATTGGGTTGATAACGCTTCAAATGAAGATAAATATATAGTTGAAAGAAGTGAAGTCTTGCCACCAGTTTGGGCAGAAATTTCTATAGTTGAAAAGAACTCAACCAGCTATACTGATATTAGTATATTGGAAGGAAAGAACTATACCTACAGAGTCAAAGTTTCAAATTCTTTCTTAGGGATTGATACAATTTACAGTAATGAGTCTTCAGTAATTTCTTTAATAAAAAATCCAAATAGTTTAGTTGGAAAAGCTGACCAACTCGGTCAAATAAATCTTACTTGGAAAGATAATTCAAACGGTGAATCAGGATTTATTATTGAAAGGGCCATGGGTGAAGAAGAACCTTTTGTTTATACTGAAATCGGAACTGTTGGACCAAATATTACAACTTATGATGATTTCGGAATTGAAGAAGGTGTGATTTATGCATATAGAATAAAAGCATATACAGAGTATATAACATCAGCTGCAAGTAATGTTATGAGTATTAGAAGCAAAGCTTCATTTATCGAAGCGCCGACTGATTTATCAATAGAATTGAATTCTAGCGGTCACCCAATATTAAGTTGGTTTGATAATGCATTTAATGAAAATGGATATATTATTGAAAGAAGAATTGCAATTGTTGGATCAAATTTTGTAACTGTCGATTCTGTTGATATTGATGTAACTACTTATACAGATAGTAATGTTAATGATAGTACTTCTTATGTATATAGGGTTTTTGCATTTAATGATGAATATATTTCGGATAAGAGTTCTGAAGTAATTATCGATGTATTAGTTGGTGTTGATGAGATAAATAATTTACCAGATGAATTTTGTTTATTACAAAATTATCCCAATCCGTTTAACCCATCAACAACATTTGCATTTATGCTTCCAGAAGCATCAAATGTTTCATTAGTTATTTATAATCTCATTGGGCAGAAAATTAAAATTGTTACTGAAAGAAATTTTTCTGCAGGCAGACAGGAAATAAATTTTAATGCAAGTGATCTTACTTCTGGAATATACTTATATTCGTTAAAAGCAATTTCCAATTCCGGTGAAAAGTTTGTACAAACAAAGAAATTTATATTATTAAAGTAA